The proteins below come from a single Drosophila suzukii chromosome X, CBGP_Dsuzu_IsoJpt1.0, whole genome shotgun sequence genomic window:
- the LOC108016618 gene encoding ribokinase, producing MAQTQTTEVLVFGSAIIDFICYTPRLPKPGETLHGHRFQTGYGGKGANQCVAAARQGSRTALVAKLGADTFGGDYLRQLRDEGVNVEHVQQLEGQTTGVAQIAVSDGGENNIIIVVGANSQLSPCDVAQAEELFLEAKVLVCQLETPIEATLTALKHFKGVSIVNAAPAMENTPRELLELASIFCVNESEAALMTQMAQIETVEEAKNAAGKLIKMGANTVIITLGKLGAVFGSADSAGVYQHVAAPHVPAEKVVDTTGAGDAFIGALAHNMARHPQNKLEEHIAAACAVASQSVQLPGTQASFPRT from the exons ATGGCTCAAACGCAAACCACCGAAGTGCTGGTCTTTGGCTCGGCCATCATAGACTTTATATG CTACACGCCCCGCCTGCCGAAACCAGGAGAAACGCTCCACGGACACCGTTTCCAGACGGGCTACGGCGGCAAGGGCGCCAATCAGTGTGTGGCCGCCGCTCGACAGGGATCCCGCACAGCTCTGGTGGCCAAACTGGGTGCCGACACCTTTGGCGGCGACTATCTGCGACAGCTGCGCGACGAGGGCGTCAATGTGGAGCACGTCCAGCAGCTGGAGGGCCAGACAACGGGCGTGGCCCAGATCGCTGTGTCTGATGGCGGCgagaacaacataatcattgtGGTGGGCGCCAACAGCCAGCTGAGCCCCTGCGACGTAGCCCAGGCGGAGGAGCTCTTCCTGGAGGCCAAGGTCTTGGTCTGCCAGCTGGAGACGCCCATTGAGGCCACGCTGACTGCTTTAAAGCACTTCAAAGGCGTGTCCATCGTAAATGCGGCCCCAGCCATGGAGAATACACCCCGGGAGCTGCTCGAGCTAGCCAGCATCTTCTGTGTGAACGAAAGCGAGGCGGCGCTGATGACCCAGATGGCCCAAATCGAGACCGTAGA GGAAGCTAAAAATGCAGCTGGCAAGCTGATAAAGATGGGTGCCAACACGGTGATCATAACTTTGGGTAAGCTGGGAGCCGTTTTTGGATCCGCCGACTCGGCAGGCGTTTACCAGCATGTGGCTGCCCCGCATGTGCCGGCCGAGAAAGTGGTAGACACCACGGGAGCCGGCGACGCCTTCATCGGCGCCCTGGCCCACAACATGGCCCGCCATCCGCAGAACAAGCTAGAGGAGCACATAGCCGCCGCCTGCGCCGTGGCCTCGCAGTCCGTCCAGCTGCCAGGAACGCAGGCCAGCTTTCCACGTACTTAG
- the LOC108016615 gene encoding monocyte to macrophage differentiation factor isoform X1 produces MSLSTMSTSEGSGHASGIRNGSGHGKGEVDGALTLMQDLQNKYAFLENLFSKFWKSIIKSNSKLKLQLRNVKWKNAKAKPGCAYQPTEIEQVANVITHGIWILPAVFAAITLFKRSSSASQYLVSWVYGGALCMLFTVSTFFHCSCYCAEHKPPSNVKAWPSLGWQTYQGLKNVLHRCDRAMIYVFIAGSYFPWLTLENTDHSAILFCMEWVIWLMAGIGIAYQQLFHERYKCLETFFYLVMGLGPALVVVFTGHHFHGMLQLKFGGAFYILGIVFFKADGMIPMAHAIWHLFVVLAAGCHYYAILMNLYPDGEGAIDP; encoded by the exons ATGAG TCTGTCGACGATGAGCACCAGCGAAGGGAGTGGCCACGCCAGTGGGATCCGGAATGGAAGTGGACATGGAAAAGGCGAGGTCGATGGAGCCCTCACCCTTATGCAGGACCTGCAGAACAAGTACGCCTTCCTCGAGAATTTATTTAGCAAGTTTTGGAAGTCTATCATCAAGTCGAATTCGAAACTCAAGCTGCAGCTGCGCAATGTTAAGTGGAAGAATGCCAAGGCGAAACCCGGCTGTGCCTACCAGCCAACAGAA ATTGAGCAGGTGGCCAATGTGATTACTCACGGGATTTGGATACTGCCCGCCGTGTTTGCGGCCATAACGCTGTTCAAACGCTCATCCAGTGCCAGCCAGTATTTGGTTTCCTGGGTCTATGGCGGTGCCCTCTGTATGCTCTTCACGGTGTCGACCTTCTTCCATTGCTCCTGCTACTGCGCCGAGCACAA ACCTCCGAGCAATGTCAAGGCCTGGCCCAGTCTCGGCTGGCAGACGTACCAGGGTCTGAAGAACGTGCTCCATCGGTGCGACAGGGCCATGATCTATGTGTTCATCGCCGGCTCCTACTTCCCCTGGCTCACGCTGGAGAACACCGACCACTCGGCCATACTCTTCTGCATGGAGTGGGTCATCTGGCTGATGGCGGGCATAGGCATTGCCTACCAGCAG CTCTTCCACGAGCGCTACAAGTGCCTGGAGACGTTCTTCTACCTGGTGATGGGCCTGGGACCGGCCTTGGTGGTGGTCTTCACTGGCCACCACTTCCACGGGATGCTGCAGCTGAAGTTCGGCGGTGCCTTCTACATCCTGGGCATCGTGTTCTTCAAGGCGGACGGCATGATACCCATGGCCCATGCCATTTGGCATCTCTTTGTGGTGCTAGCCGCCGGCTGTCACTATTATGCCATCCTGATGAACCTGTATCCCGATGGCGAGGGAGCCATCGATCCGTGA
- the LOC108016615 gene encoding monocyte to macrophage differentiation factor isoform X2 produces the protein MSTSEGSGHASGIRNGSGHGKGEVDGALTLMQDLQNKYAFLENLFSKFWKSIIKSNSKLKLQLRNVKWKNAKAKPGCAYQPTEIEQVANVITHGIWILPAVFAAITLFKRSSSASQYLVSWVYGGALCMLFTVSTFFHCSCYCAEHKPPSNVKAWPSLGWQTYQGLKNVLHRCDRAMIYVFIAGSYFPWLTLENTDHSAILFCMEWVIWLMAGIGIAYQQLFHERYKCLETFFYLVMGLGPALVVVFTGHHFHGMLQLKFGGAFYILGIVFFKADGMIPMAHAIWHLFVVLAAGCHYYAILMNLYPDGEGAIDP, from the exons ATGAGCACCAGCGAAGGGAGTGGCCACGCCAGTGGGATCCGGAATGGAAGTGGACATGGAAAAGGCGAGGTCGATGGAGCCCTCACCCTTATGCAGGACCTGCAGAACAAGTACGCCTTCCTCGAGAATTTATTTAGCAAGTTTTGGAAGTCTATCATCAAGTCGAATTCGAAACTCAAGCTGCAGCTGCGCAATGTTAAGTGGAAGAATGCCAAGGCGAAACCCGGCTGTGCCTACCAGCCAACAGAA ATTGAGCAGGTGGCCAATGTGATTACTCACGGGATTTGGATACTGCCCGCCGTGTTTGCGGCCATAACGCTGTTCAAACGCTCATCCAGTGCCAGCCAGTATTTGGTTTCCTGGGTCTATGGCGGTGCCCTCTGTATGCTCTTCACGGTGTCGACCTTCTTCCATTGCTCCTGCTACTGCGCCGAGCACAA ACCTCCGAGCAATGTCAAGGCCTGGCCCAGTCTCGGCTGGCAGACGTACCAGGGTCTGAAGAACGTGCTCCATCGGTGCGACAGGGCCATGATCTATGTGTTCATCGCCGGCTCCTACTTCCCCTGGCTCACGCTGGAGAACACCGACCACTCGGCCATACTCTTCTGCATGGAGTGGGTCATCTGGCTGATGGCGGGCATAGGCATTGCCTACCAGCAG CTCTTCCACGAGCGCTACAAGTGCCTGGAGACGTTCTTCTACCTGGTGATGGGCCTGGGACCGGCCTTGGTGGTGGTCTTCACTGGCCACCACTTCCACGGGATGCTGCAGCTGAAGTTCGGCGGTGCCTTCTACATCCTGGGCATCGTGTTCTTCAAGGCGGACGGCATGATACCCATGGCCCATGCCATTTGGCATCTCTTTGTGGTGCTAGCCGCCGGCTGTCACTATTATGCCATCCTGATGAACCTGTATCCCGATGGCGAGGGAGCCATCGATCCGTGA
- the LOC108016619 gene encoding translation machinery-associated protein 7 homolog yields the protein MTGREGGKKKPLKAPKKDSKDLDEDDMAFKQKQKEQQKALDAAKANASKKGPLVGGGIKKSGKK from the coding sequence ATGACTGGACGCGAGGGCGGTAAGAAGAAGCCACTGAAGGCGCCGAAGAAGGACTCCAAGGACCTGGACGAGGACGACATGGCCTTCAAGCAGAAGCAGAAGGAGCAGCAGAAGGCTCTGGATGCGGCCAAGGCGAATGCCTCCAAGAAGGGACCACTCGTCGGCGGCGGGATCAAGAAGTCGGGCAAGAAGTGA